Proteins from a genomic interval of Kitasatospora herbaricolor:
- a CDS encoding FUSC family protein, giving the protein MSVERPDSRTGPPDPHPTPPAGAPAPPRTSAWWARAARVTWPPLPLVLMVRAAVGMAVPLSAGLLLDRLDLGIFAALGAMHATMNDRVEPARLRAPRIAGAVLLSALGMLIGSALKESGSGHLTAGLVLTAVAFASGALSATGPRGSAAGLLLLVSASLGSGMPTAAPWWAGALMVLAGGALVFLLGLPHLARRRRPHADPRNRALAAAYDALGATLADLGTPRGAKSRQLLTARLNQVQDLLPPARGRESARGLRLRRMYEAGLAATEAATGLLWAWRGVPAEVAAVPGALARAVERGGGEVEVPDWQPDTPARRALDAALRSAAGTVAGRDAALVTAPAPPPDPWRLRVRLLSRGSVRYGLRVALCVAVAQTATAWLPLDRSYWVPMTVAFVLKPDLGSVFLRAVSRSVGTVLGVAVTAAILSLTTNEWWLTVIAALCVALLPYATAAHYGLNTVVMTPMALVLLQLGGQSSASEIWPRVLDTVLASAIVLVFGYLLWPERARHRIEPLLVDATAALRAYLASVAGSGPEPVAEVWLRRRAYRALADARQEVRNGLAEPPPTGRLAEQWLPATAALERIGGGLAAYAAQIRYGGQVPEPAEVERVRRALDDLAAAARTHRPPTRPADRPTGPHDPARSALGRAADELETLLRP; this is encoded by the coding sequence GTGTCAGTCGAACGGCCGGACAGCCGGACCGGACCCCCGGACCCGCACCCCACTCCCCCGGCCGGCGCGCCAGCACCTCCCCGGACGTCCGCCTGGTGGGCCAGGGCGGCCCGGGTCACCTGGCCGCCGCTGCCGCTCGTCCTGATGGTCCGGGCCGCCGTCGGGATGGCCGTGCCCCTGTCCGCGGGGCTGCTGCTGGACCGCCTGGACCTCGGGATCTTCGCGGCCCTCGGCGCGATGCACGCGACCATGAACGACCGGGTGGAGCCGGCCCGGCTGCGCGCACCGCGGATCGCCGGGGCCGTCCTCCTCTCCGCCCTCGGGATGCTGATCGGCTCCGCCCTGAAGGAGAGCGGCAGCGGCCACCTGACGGCCGGCCTGGTGCTCACCGCGGTCGCCTTCGCCTCCGGGGCGCTCAGCGCGACCGGCCCGCGCGGTTCGGCCGCCGGGCTGCTGCTGCTGGTGTCGGCCTCCCTCGGCAGCGGCATGCCGACGGCCGCGCCGTGGTGGGCCGGCGCGCTGATGGTGCTGGCCGGTGGCGCGCTGGTGTTCCTGCTCGGCCTGCCGCACCTGGCTCGGCGCCGCCGCCCGCACGCCGATCCGCGCAACCGCGCGCTGGCCGCCGCCTACGACGCGCTCGGCGCGACCCTGGCCGACCTGGGGACCCCGCGGGGCGCGAAGTCCCGGCAGCTGCTGACGGCCCGGCTGAACCAGGTGCAGGACCTGCTGCCGCCGGCCCGGGGCCGCGAGTCCGCCCGCGGGCTGCGGCTGCGCCGGATGTACGAGGCGGGGCTGGCGGCCACCGAGGCGGCCACCGGCCTGCTCTGGGCCTGGCGCGGGGTGCCGGCGGAGGTGGCCGCGGTGCCGGGGGCGCTGGCCCGGGCCGTGGAGCGCGGCGGCGGCGAGGTGGAGGTGCCCGACTGGCAGCCCGACACGCCGGCCCGGCGGGCCCTGGACGCGGCGCTGCGGTCGGCGGCCGGCACGGTGGCGGGCCGGGACGCGGCGCTGGTCACCGCCCCGGCCCCGCCGCCGGACCCGTGGCGGCTGCGGGTGCGGCTGCTGTCGCGCGGCTCGGTCCGGTACGGCCTGCGGGTGGCGCTGTGCGTCGCGGTGGCGCAGACCGCGACCGCGTGGCTGCCGCTGGACCGGAGCTACTGGGTGCCGATGACGGTCGCCTTCGTCCTGAAGCCTGATCTCGGTTCGGTGTTCCTGCGGGCGGTGAGCCGTTCGGTGGGCACCGTGCTGGGGGTGGCGGTCACGGCGGCGATCCTCTCGCTGACGACGAACGAGTGGTGGCTGACGGTCATCGCGGCGCTCTGCGTGGCGCTGCTGCCGTACGCGACCGCGGCGCACTACGGGCTGAACACCGTGGTGATGACGCCGATGGCGCTGGTGCTGCTGCAGCTGGGCGGCCAGAGCAGTGCCTCGGAGATCTGGCCGCGGGTGCTGGACACCGTGCTGGCCAGCGCGATCGTGCTGGTCTTCGGGTACCTGCTGTGGCCCGAGCGGGCCCGGCACCGGATCGAGCCGCTGCTGGTGGACGCGACCGCGGCGCTGCGCGCCTACCTGGCCTCGGTCGCCGGGTCCGGCCCGGAGCCGGTGGCCGAGGTGTGGCTGCGGCGGAGGGCGTACCGGGCGCTGGCCGACGCCCGGCAGGAGGTCCGGAACGGGCTGGCCGAGCCGCCGCCGACGGGCCGGCTGGCCGAGCAGTGGCTGCCGGCGACGGCGGCCCTGGAGCGGATCGGCGGCGGTCTGGCGGCGTACGCGGCGCAGATCCGGTACGGCGGGCAGGTGCCCGAGCCGGCCGAGGTGGAGCGGGTGCGGCGGGCCCTGGACGACCTGGCCGCGGCGGCCCGGACGCACCGTCCGCCGACCCGGCCGGCCGACCGCCCGACCGGGCCGCACGACCCGGCGCGCAGTGCGCTGGGCCGCGCGGCCGACGAGCTGGAGACGCTGCTGCGCCCCTGA
- a CDS encoding WXG100 family type VII secretion target, translated as MAGGTNFESIDHAKLKAMIANSDPAKVSERGNQISSAAKALEEISKVLAAHLGQLDWEGAAADAFKAFATKVHRTAGEISEASRVTGQVVEQVGQALASAKHGIPDVPKADMAAVSKHKEQPTGLVKGAGAAAGGLFGPVGSLFGATAADKAANMVDSDWVTDAEAQAAQKRVVAAHQEAIHEMEKLAQTYQMAATQLNALSMPETPKPPGSVDDVENVPVGPSGRGDSSGTGSGSGSGKGSGSGGGGGGSIPGGGGSGGGGGGGGWVPGTPPRPTSPGHVDPVPVPLPGDRPPGTLPWINDPGTDLNSIPGPPRTGQPGGTIPVSPLPGGGGGTIPGGGTGTIPGGGAGWVPGGIPGGGGGGFIPGKGGAGGGGGRLGGAGSIPGRGGSGTVGAGGAGGTVGRGGTGAGSTGGNVFGAKEAQAGRAGTPGGMGGMGGGMGGAGGGGSAGGRGRGLTSTAGGTVGGRKGPGAGGEFTPGGSGLRNRAGAAGGAGGAAGGASGTRGGQGGMMGGQGGAGRSERERRNRADYLHEDEETWTNGTPQSNPGVIE; from the coding sequence ATGGCAGGCGGTACCAACTTCGAGAGCATCGATCACGCCAAACTCAAGGCCATGATCGCCAACTCGGACCCGGCGAAGGTCTCCGAGCGGGGCAACCAGATCTCCAGCGCGGCGAAGGCCCTGGAGGAGATCAGCAAGGTGCTCGCGGCGCACCTCGGCCAGCTGGACTGGGAGGGCGCGGCCGCGGACGCCTTCAAGGCCTTCGCCACCAAGGTCCACCGGACCGCGGGGGAGATCAGCGAGGCCTCGCGCGTCACCGGCCAGGTCGTCGAGCAGGTCGGGCAGGCGCTCGCCAGCGCCAAGCACGGCATCCCCGACGTGCCCAAGGCGGACATGGCGGCCGTCAGCAAGCACAAGGAGCAGCCGACCGGCCTGGTCAAGGGCGCCGGCGCCGCCGCGGGCGGTCTCTTCGGCCCCGTCGGCAGCCTGTTCGGCGCCACGGCGGCCGACAAGGCCGCCAACATGGTCGACTCCGACTGGGTCACCGACGCCGAGGCGCAGGCCGCCCAGAAGCGGGTCGTCGCGGCGCACCAGGAAGCCATCCACGAGATGGAGAAGCTGGCGCAGACGTACCAGATGGCGGCCACGCAGCTGAACGCGTTGTCGATGCCGGAGACGCCGAAGCCGCCGGGCAGCGTCGACGATGTCGAAAACGTTCCGGTCGGCCCGAGCGGCCGGGGCGACTCGTCCGGCACCGGCTCCGGCTCGGGTTCCGGCAAGGGCTCCGGCAGCGGTGGCGGTGGCGGCGGGAGCATCCCCGGCGGTGGTGGAAGCGGGGGTGGCGGCGGTGGCGGCGGCTGGGTCCCCGGCACCCCGCCGCGCCCCACATCCCCCGGACACGTCGACCCCGTCCCGGTGCCGTTGCCCGGCGATCGTCCGCCCGGCACGCTCCCCTGGATCAACGACCCGGGCACCGACCTCAACAGCATCCCCGGGCCGCCCAGGACCGGCCAGCCCGGTGGGACGATCCCCGTTTCCCCGCTGCCCGGTGGCGGCGGCGGAACGATCCCCGGCGGCGGCACCGGCACCATCCCCGGTGGCGGGGCCGGCTGGGTTCCCGGTGGCATCCCCGGGGGTGGTGGCGGCGGCTTCATCCCGGGCAAGGGCGGTGCCGGCGGTGGTGGCGGCAGGCTCGGCGGCGCGGGCAGCATCCCCGGCCGCGGCGGATCGGGAACGGTCGGCGCCGGTGGCGCGGGCGGCACCGTCGGCCGTGGCGGGACCGGCGCCGGGTCGACCGGCGGCAACGTGTTCGGCGCCAAGGAGGCACAGGCCGGACGCGCCGGAACCCCCGGCGGTATGGGCGGCATGGGCGGCGGTATGGGCGGTGCGGGTGGCGGCGGATCCGCCGGTGGCCGTGGTCGTGGCCTCACCTCGACGGCCGGCGGCACGGTCGGCGGCCGCAAGGGCCCCGGTGCCGGCGGGGAGTTCACCCCCGGCGGCAGCGGCCTGCGCAACCGCGCGGGTGCCGCAGGCGGCGCCGGCGGCGCGGCCGGGGGCGCCTCGGGCACCCGCGGCGGCCAGGGCGGGATGATGGGCGGTCAGGGCGGCGCCGGGCGCAGCGAGCGCGAGCGCCGCAATCGTGCCGACTACCTGCACGAGGACGAAGAGACCTGGACCAACGGAACCCCGCAGAGCAATCCCGGCGTGATTGAGTAA
- a CDS encoding ATP-binding protein — MTGPTTPRHQPHPHLGGRAEALRALAAWHAGGPAEPKVLLLTGDPGSGRSRLVGGFLMLCDPVFRRRIDLTVLDPATVPSAAGPGPLVFGAAGLAPDQLLLRLADVLAPGARLTAEVYEQLAALDEEHPVTIVVPDVDRVGVLRVRDEAVRATRALLSPLAQSPGVRLLADLPRAQAHWLADQLPPEQVRVIDLDEAPWADPPGLALQAAHTLGGGLPFAPSAQEAGQLAADLARTAGNALVVRLAASSLRGTPGGGPPKLPGTVGEALDLHAERCGTHELTLRRLLTPLALARDGAVLPLPLWARLASAVAGRDLSRTLLEGQTLLAPFFELVEPGQPGRTEPDDGQPAVRLVHPAVGAELRERLGTTALEAHRRITGVLLEDVPAGGPERWAHVTLYVREQLTAHALEAGRLPELLADPGFLVHTPQVLLRAAVEHLTRTGADLPPVALTWLRLAPQFTRTELHPAQRAGLLEYACHQDGLPGLDFGPGLPWRTLWWHPLPEITAVTAAYGPGGAPAVVAALPTAEGSTLVGFDAVTGTPVPQAERLVRPGEEQRAAARFALSSGGDQVRVWGGSAQEPVTSLALPAGSLVAADITPDGILLLADPFGLAALRVTAPGA, encoded by the coding sequence ATGACCGGCCCGACCACCCCCCGCCACCAGCCGCACCCGCACCTCGGCGGCCGGGCGGAGGCCCTTCGCGCACTGGCGGCCTGGCACGCGGGCGGTCCGGCGGAGCCCAAGGTGCTCCTGCTGACCGGGGACCCGGGCAGCGGCCGGTCGCGGCTGGTCGGCGGGTTCCTGATGCTCTGCGACCCGGTCTTCCGTCGCCGGATCGACCTCACCGTCCTCGACCCCGCCACCGTGCCGTCGGCCGCCGGGCCCGGCCCGCTGGTGTTCGGGGCCGCCGGCCTCGCCCCCGACCAACTGCTGCTGCGCCTGGCGGACGTCCTGGCACCCGGTGCCCGGCTCACCGCGGAGGTCTACGAGCAGCTCGCCGCGCTCGACGAGGAGCACCCCGTCACCATCGTGGTGCCGGACGTGGACCGGGTCGGCGTGCTGCGGGTGCGCGACGAGGCCGTCCGGGCGACCCGCGCGTTGCTCAGCCCGCTGGCGCAGTCCCCGGGCGTCCGGCTGCTCGCGGACCTGCCCCGCGCGCAGGCGCACTGGCTCGCCGATCAGCTGCCCCCGGAGCAGGTCCGGGTGATCGACCTGGACGAGGCGCCCTGGGCCGACCCGCCGGGCCTGGCCCTGCAGGCGGCCCACACGCTCGGCGGCGGGCTCCCGTTCGCGCCGTCCGCCCAGGAGGCCGGGCAGCTCGCCGCCGACCTCGCCCGGACGGCCGGCAACGCCCTGGTGGTCCGGCTGGCGGCCTCCTCCCTGCGGGGCACCCCCGGGGGCGGTCCGCCGAAGCTCCCCGGCACCGTCGGCGAGGCGCTGGACCTGCACGCCGAGCGCTGCGGCACCCACGAGTTGACGCTCCGGCGGCTGCTGACGCCGCTCGCGCTGGCCCGCGACGGAGCCGTCCTGCCGCTGCCGCTCTGGGCGCGGCTCGCCTCCGCCGTCGCCGGCCGCGACCTCTCCCGCACCCTGCTGGAGGGGCAGACCCTGCTGGCGCCCTTCTTCGAACTCGTCGAGCCGGGTCAGCCCGGCCGGACCGAGCCGGACGACGGCCAGCCCGCCGTCCGGCTGGTGCACCCCGCCGTCGGCGCCGAACTGCGCGAGCGCCTCGGCACCACCGCGCTGGAGGCCCACCGGCGGATCACCGGGGTCCTGCTGGAGGACGTGCCCGCCGGCGGCCCGGAGCGCTGGGCGCACGTCACCCTCTACGTCCGGGAGCAACTGACCGCGCACGCGCTGGAGGCCGGCCGGCTGCCCGAACTGCTCGCCGACCCGGGATTCCTGGTGCACACCCCGCAGGTGCTGCTGCGTGCCGCGGTGGAGCACCTCACCCGCACCGGCGCGGACCTGCCCCCGGTGGCCCTGACCTGGTTGCGGCTGGCCCCGCAGTTCACCCGCACCGAACTCCACCCGGCGCAGCGGGCCGGCCTGCTGGAGTACGCCTGCCACCAGGACGGGCTGCCGGGGCTGGACTTCGGCCCCGGCCTGCCCTGGCGCACGCTCTGGTGGCACCCGCTGCCCGAGATCACGGCCGTGACCGCCGCCTACGGCCCGGGGGGAGCGCCCGCCGTGGTGGCCGCCCTGCCGACGGCGGAGGGCAGCACCCTGGTCGGCTTCGACGCGGTGACCGGCACGCCCGTCCCGCAGGCCGAGCGGCTGGTCCGGCCGGGGGAGGAGCAGCGCGCGGCGGCCCGCTTCGCGCTCAGCTCGGGCGGGGACCAGGTCCGGGTCTGGGGCGGCTCGGCGCAGGAGCCGGTGACCTCCCTCGCCCTGCCGGCGGGCTCGCTGGTGGCCGCGGACATCACCCCGGACGGAATCCTGCTGCTGGCCGACCCGTTCGGCCTCGCCGCGCTCCGGGTGACGGCCCCCGGGGCCTGA
- the mycP gene encoding type VII secretion-associated serine protease mycosin: MRRTDAGTRGRRLAAALLAAGTVVGLVATPAAAVDSIRDQQWHLDAMKAPEMWQTTKGAGVTVAVIDSGFKLDHPDLVGQFLPGKDFSGLPGGVGDDREGHGTGIAGIIAGTGKGLGGKGAFGLAPGVKILPLKIQNSGNSGATVTNAEFLKEIDQAIVYAADQGAKVINISQAGAASGFSDADISGLKAAVAHASSKGSLVIAGAGNSAQDGNPVMYPAALPTIVAAAATDRNGVVTDESERGSQIDLAAPGKDIYRPCTGPSGYCKSHGTSDATAIVSASAALLWSVHPDWSANQILRVLINTAGKPQDGSARTDLIGYGTVRPRIALATPGDPGPANVSPLIGQMEGEATPAPSASTPATGQASPAPSASAAAPGEGSEPVDLPVTGQAADSGSGNLPLVIGGSAAALAVIAVVVVLLVRRRRAGSTPAAAPQPTPAGAPYGGQLPPQGGPGGPGAPAAPYGQAAPPQYSPPAGPPQYGTQSPPPPQYGPPADPPANNPYAR, encoded by the coding sequence ATGCGGCGGACGGACGCGGGAACGCGGGGGCGGCGGCTCGCCGCGGCCTTGCTGGCTGCGGGCACGGTGGTGGGCCTGGTGGCCACCCCGGCCGCCGCGGTCGACTCGATCCGGGACCAGCAGTGGCACCTGGACGCCATGAAGGCCCCCGAGATGTGGCAGACCACGAAGGGCGCGGGCGTCACCGTCGCGGTGATCGACAGCGGCTTCAAGCTGGACCACCCGGACCTGGTAGGGCAGTTCCTGCCGGGCAAGGACTTCAGCGGTCTTCCCGGCGGAGTAGGCGACGACAGGGAAGGCCACGGAACCGGCATCGCCGGAATCATCGCCGGGACCGGCAAGGGGCTCGGCGGCAAGGGTGCCTTCGGACTGGCTCCCGGTGTCAAGATCTTGCCCTTGAAGATCCAGAACAGTGGTAACTCGGGCGCAACTGTCACCAACGCGGAGTTCCTCAAGGAGATCGACCAGGCCATCGTCTATGCGGCGGACCAAGGCGCCAAGGTCATCAACATCTCTCAGGCCGGCGCAGCCTCCGGTTTCTCCGACGCCGACATCTCGGGCCTCAAGGCAGCCGTGGCCCATGCGAGTTCCAAGGGATCCCTGGTCATCGCCGGCGCGGGGAACAGCGCCCAGGACGGAAACCCCGTGATGTATCCGGCGGCGCTGCCCACGATCGTCGCCGCGGCGGCAACCGACCGCAACGGGGTGGTGACCGACGAGTCCGAGCGGGGCAGCCAGATCGATCTCGCTGCGCCGGGCAAGGACATCTACCGCCCTTGCACCGGCCCCTCGGGCTACTGCAAGTCACACGGAACCTCCGACGCCACCGCCATCGTCTCGGCCTCCGCCGCGCTGCTCTGGTCGGTCCACCCGGACTGGAGCGCGAACCAGATCCTCCGCGTCCTGATCAACACCGCCGGCAAGCCGCAGGACGGCTCCGCCCGCACCGACCTGATCGGCTACGGCACCGTCCGGCCCCGGATCGCGCTGGCGACCCCGGGCGACCCGGGCCCCGCCAACGTGAGCCCGCTGATCGGTCAGATGGAGGGCGAGGCCACCCCTGCCCCGTCTGCCAGCACGCCCGCGACGGGGCAGGCCTCCCCCGCCCCGTCCGCCTCGGCGGCCGCCCCCGGAGAGGGCAGCGAGCCCGTCGACCTCCCCGTCACCGGCCAGGCCGCCGACAGCGGCTCCGGCAACCTGCCGCTGGTCATCGGCGGATCCGCGGCCGCCCTGGCCGTGATCGCCGTCGTGGTGGTGCTGCTGGTGCGCCGCCGACGTGCCGGCTCGACCCCCGCCGCCGCCCCGCAGCCCACGCCCGCCGGCGCCCCGTACGGCGGCCAGCTGCCGCCGCAGGGCGGCCCCGGCGGTCCGGGCGCCCCGGCGGCCCCGTACGGCCAGGCCGCGCCGCCGCAGTACAGCCCGCCGGCCGGCCCGCCGCAGTACGGGACCCAGTCCCCGCCCCCGCCGCAGTACGGGCCGCCGGCCGATCCGCCGGCGAACAACCCGTACGCCCGGTAG
- a CDS encoding ABC-F family ATP-binding cassette domain-containing protein gives MAVNLATIESVTKVYGTRALLDGVSLGVSEGDRIGVVGRNGDGKTTLIRMLAKLEEPDGGRITHAGGVEMAVLTQHDSLDPEATIRHEVIAGRADHEWLGDSRIRDIIEGLFGGLDLPGFGQGLDTVIGPLSGGERRRIALAKLLLGEPDLIVLDEPTNHLDVEGIAWLAKHLQNRRSALVCVTHDRWFLDQVCTRMWDVQHGSVHEYEGGYSDYVFARAERSRIEATEEQKRQNLARKELAWLRRGAPARTSKPRYRIEAANALIADVPEPRDKSELMKFANARLGRTVFELENVTVKAGPKLLLEDLTWQLGPGERIGLLGVNGAGKTSLLRAMRDAYASEGDVQPASGVIKVGKTVRLAYLSQEVAELDPAMRVLQAVEQIRSRVDLGKGREMSAGQLCEQFGFGKDKQWTPVGDLSGGERRRLQLLRLLMDEPNVLFLDEPTNDLDIETLNQLEDLLDGWPGSMVVISHDRFFIERTTDTVHAMLGDQRLRMLPNGVDEYLERRAKIAATAAAAVPGVAPAKPVGDTRAAKKELQRIERQISKLDQQEAKLHSQLAEHAADFAKVADLDGKLRAVREEKEELELAWMELAEQV, from the coding sequence GTGGCCGTCAACCTCGCCACCATCGAGTCCGTCACGAAGGTCTACGGCACCCGGGCCCTTCTCGACGGGGTCAGCCTCGGCGTCAGCGAGGGGGACCGCATCGGGGTCGTCGGCCGCAACGGTGACGGCAAGACCACCCTCATCCGGATGCTCGCCAAGCTGGAGGAGCCCGACGGCGGCCGGATCACCCACGCCGGCGGCGTCGAGATGGCTGTCCTCACCCAGCACGACTCGCTCGACCCCGAGGCCACCATCCGCCACGAGGTGATCGCCGGCCGTGCCGACCACGAATGGCTCGGCGACTCCCGCATCCGCGACATCATCGAAGGCCTCTTCGGCGGCCTCGACCTGCCCGGCTTCGGCCAGGGCCTCGACACCGTCATCGGCCCGCTCTCCGGCGGTGAGCGCCGCCGCATCGCGCTCGCCAAGCTGCTGCTCGGCGAACCCGACCTGATCGTCCTCGACGAGCCCACCAACCACCTCGACGTCGAGGGCATCGCCTGGCTCGCCAAGCACCTGCAGAACCGCCGCTCCGCACTCGTCTGCGTCACCCACGACCGCTGGTTCCTCGACCAGGTCTGCACCCGGATGTGGGACGTCCAGCACGGCTCCGTGCACGAGTACGAGGGCGGCTACTCCGACTACGTCTTCGCCCGCGCCGAACGCTCCCGGATCGAGGCCACCGAGGAGCAGAAGCGCCAGAACCTCGCCCGCAAGGAGCTCGCCTGGCTGCGCCGCGGCGCCCCCGCCCGGACCTCCAAGCCGCGCTACCGGATCGAGGCCGCCAACGCCCTGATCGCCGACGTCCCCGAGCCCCGCGACAAGAGCGAACTGATGAAGTTCGCCAACGCCCGCCTCGGCCGCACCGTCTTCGAGCTGGAGAACGTCACCGTCAAGGCCGGCCCCAAGCTGCTGCTGGAGGACCTCACCTGGCAGCTCGGCCCCGGCGAGCGGATCGGCCTGCTCGGCGTCAACGGCGCCGGCAAGACCTCGCTGCTGCGCGCCATGCGCGACGCCTACGCCTCCGAGGGCGACGTCCAGCCCGCCTCCGGCGTCATCAAGGTCGGCAAGACCGTCCGCCTCGCCTACCTCTCCCAGGAGGTCGCCGAACTCGACCCGGCGATGCGGGTGCTGCAGGCCGTCGAGCAGATCCGCAGCCGCGTCGACCTCGGCAAGGGCCGCGAGATGAGCGCCGGCCAGCTCTGCGAGCAGTTCGGCTTCGGCAAGGACAAGCAGTGGACGCCGGTCGGCGACCTCTCCGGCGGTGAGCGCCGCCGCCTGCAGCTGCTGCGCCTGCTGATGGACGAGCCCAACGTGCTCTTCCTCGACGAGCCCACCAACGACCTCGACATCGAGACCCTCAACCAGCTGGAGGACCTCCTCGACGGCTGGCCCGGCTCGATGGTCGTGATCAGCCACGACCGGTTCTTCATCGAGCGCACCACCGACACCGTGCACGCCATGCTCGGCGACCAGAGGCTCCGGATGCTCCCCAACGGCGTCGACGAGTACCTGGAGCGCCGGGCGAAGATCGCCGCGACTGCGGCCGCCGCCGTCCCCGGCGTCGCCCCCGCCAAGCCCGTCGGCGACACCCGGGCGGCGAAGAAGGAACTGCAGCGGATCGAGCGGCAGATCTCCAAGCTCGACCAGCAGGAGGCCAAGCTGCACAGCCAGCTCGCCGAGCACGCCGCGGACTTCGCCAAGGTCGCCGACCTGGACGGCAAGCTGCGCGCCGTCCGGGAGGAGAAGGAGGAGCTGGAGCTCGCCTGGATGGAGCTGGCCGAGCAGGTCTGA
- a CDS encoding flavodoxin family protein: protein MTTTSPAAVRPTVAIAYHSGYGHTAVLAEAVARGADAAGATVLTVAVDTITEEQWAQLDAADAIVFGSPTYMGTASGAFHVFGEASSKRWFASAWNDKVAAGFTNSASKSGDKAGTLGFLQTLAAQHGMHWVNLGLKPGWNSSTASEYDLNRLGFFNGAAASTPSDGGPEAVHKADIATAEHLGERVARHTAVVLAGRAALAA, encoded by the coding sequence CCATCGCCTACCACTCCGGCTACGGCCACACCGCCGTGCTGGCCGAGGCCGTCGCCCGTGGCGCCGACGCCGCCGGCGCCACGGTCCTCACCGTCGCCGTGGACACCATCACCGAGGAGCAGTGGGCGCAGCTGGACGCCGCCGACGCGATCGTCTTCGGCTCGCCGACCTACATGGGCACGGCCTCCGGCGCCTTCCACGTCTTCGGCGAGGCGAGCAGCAAGCGCTGGTTCGCGAGCGCGTGGAACGACAAGGTCGCGGCCGGCTTCACCAACTCGGCGTCCAAGAGCGGCGACAAGGCCGGAACGCTGGGCTTCCTGCAGACGCTGGCCGCCCAGCACGGCATGCACTGGGTCAACCTCGGCCTGAAGCCGGGCTGGAACTCGTCCACCGCGAGCGAGTACGACCTCAACCGGCTCGGCTTCTTCAACGGCGCGGCGGCGTCCACGCCGTCGGACGGCGGGCCGGAGGCGGTGCACAAGGCCGACATCGCCACCGCCGAGCACCTGGGCGAGCGGGTCGCCCGGCACACCGCCGTGGTGCTGGCCGGCCGGGCCGCCCTCGCGGCCTGA